A region of the Salvia splendens isolate huo1 chromosome 11, SspV2, whole genome shotgun sequence genome:
GAATTATTGGTGAAAATCACAGTACAAGGCAGAGAAGAAGTTAAGGAGCTCACAGAAATGAGATTGAAGGAGAATGTAGGCACATATAGGACAGAGTAAAGAGTAATTGAAAGGAACATTTTGAGGAGATGGAGGCATATTTGGTGCGGCAGAGATGGAGTGAGTTGGAGTGGATGGATTGAAGGTGGCAGTAGCAGCAAGTTGAGACTGAAGCAGGCTTATGAGCTGTTGGCATTGCTCTTGAGAAGGGAGATTCATTGATGGAGAGAAGGCGGATTTATCACACGAATCTTCAATGCAATCTTCCACCAAATTCACATATTTAATCTCTTTGCCACCAACACCAAATTTGCTATTTCCTTTACTGAAACAAGGTGGAAAACCGTGGAGAACAAAACATTTGTCCACTGTGTGATTAGTTTTGCCACAATGTGAACAGACTCACCCCTTGTTGTAAGATTGAGATGTTGCAGCATTAGCTAGATAAGGCTGCTCACTCATAGGAGAAGATATAGTTGGAGAATAGCCATcaatagttcgttgtctttcCTCCTGCAAAACAAGTGAGAAGACTTTTGATAGAGGAGAAATTGGAACCATAGAAAGGATGTTAGAGCGAATCTGAGAGAAGATAGGATTTAATCCTATCAAGAATTGCATTGTGCACTCTTGCTCTTGATACTTATGCCATTTCAAGGCACTATAGCATCTGCAAGTTGCACAAATACACCAAGCAACTGGTTGAGAGTGTTTGTATTCATCCCAAACAATGCGAAGATTGGTGAAGTAGGCATTAACATCATCTTTTCCTTGCTGCAGAGACATGATCCTCTGCTTCAATTGATAGGCTCGAGCAGAGTCAAGCTGAGAGAAGTGAAGACGAAGATCTGACCAGATCTCATGAGCATCATCAAGATACATAATGCTGGAGCATATCCGAGGAGAAATAGAGTTTCTAAGCCATGTTACAATCATGCTATTGCACCGCAACCATGCTGGAAATAACAAATCATCATCATGTGGCCGACGAAGAGCTCCATTGATGAAGGCGATCTTATTCTTTGCTACAAGAGCAGTGTTAACCGATCGGCTCCAATGAATGTAGTTAGATCCAGTGAGCACATGAGGAACTAGCTGCAAACTTGGATTATCGCTGGGATGAAGGTAGTATGGACTAGAAGAATCCTCCATAGGAGAAGATTGAATCACATTGGCGTTGGAGTTTGAAGTGCTACCACGCGCCATGGTGAAATGAAGATTAAATGAAGAAGTATaagataaagtgattgaatcAGCGGAAGAAGTTCTAATCACatctgataccatgtagaaaaTATAGAATGTGGATTCATATGATCCAAAAGGAATGAAATCGATCTTATTGAATGATTCATCAGAAAATTACAAATGAGAGAGctattctatttatacaaagaaATGAGCTAAGAGAGCAAACAAAATATCTTCTAACTAACTCTATAACAAACTAGTTTCCTAACTAACTTCTCAACTAACTCATCAAAATATCTAGTGATGACATGACAATGACACAGCGTGTATGAGAAGTGAGAGCACGGGAGCTTCATGTTGATGGCAGAAACGTTGCATGCATGGAAGGAAGTCGACGTTGGCTTCATCATCTTTCACATTTAGCATGATCCACACGTTTCAATAAGGCCGCAATCACGCATAATGTGCACACAAGCAACCTTATTGTGTGTGCTCTAACTATGAGATTTTTTTTGTGCATACATCATTTTAGATAACTTCTATTACTATTTTGTtatatgaaaattgaaattaaaataaaattagagacTCATTTAATAAACAGGGAGTTATGATTCCAAAGTGAAAAGCATAAATATATTGATAATATTTCATTCCTATCAACAGTACACGCAGTCAAGAGCTTCACCAACAACCATGGTTTGTAATCTAAAACATGTAGACATGTACTTTGGTACCCTTTATGGAATCTGTGAATGACGTTTCTTGATTCCACCAGCTGATCCATCGCGGATGACCTAACATAGACTCTAGTAAAAACTGGGCACAGTAACATTGGCATGTCTGTATCACCCATCAAAGGCAAGACAGAGCTGTCCCATCACATTACAACACAGTTTTGTTTTGAAAACCACTTTTTCACTTTGACTGCCTTCACAAATGGCAACTGTTCCCTCTCCTCTCCCCGCATGCCACCCCTCTCTCTCCCCATCTAGGCAAACCCTTTCCCCCTTTTCTTTTGGTTTATGCATGCAGCCTTATCACTGACCAGACCAACCCATGAATTCCCCCATTAAATTCCTCATTCTCAAACACACTTTTTTCACAAATCCATATATTGAGAGGAGAGAATTTCTTACCTTATGGCTTCTTCTGTCTCCTTTGTTGTCGTCTCGATTCTTGTCCTTTGTGGTGGAGCTGCGTGTTATGATAGCTCCGGCGGCGGAgagatggaggaggaggagctgTTTGGGCTGTTTGAGGTGATGGGGTCGCTGTTGGAGGACCCCACTTGGGCGCAGATGCACCCGCTGCCGTGCACCGATACGCCGTGGCCGGGTGTGGAGTGTGGGCTTATGGAGGAAACCGACGTGTTCCACATCACCAAGATTCATGTAGGAGACGACGTCGTTTCACCGCCGTGTAAAGCTTCTGCGAAAATCTCCGACTCTCTCCTCAAATTGCCATAccttcgaactctctctcttctcAATTGCTTCACCGATTCAGAGGTGTCTTTAAACAAACGCCTCTTTCAATCTCTCACCTCTTTAGAGCACTTGACTCTGGAGTCGAATCCTGCCCTAATCGGGGAGATTCCGTCGACGATCTCGAATATATCGTCGCTCAAAACGCTGTGCCTGTCGCAGAGCAATCTCAGCGGCGGAATTCCGAAGGAGATTGGAAATCTGGTTAATCTGCAGCAGCTCGTTCTCAGCCGTAACAATTTAACCGGTGCGATTCCAGGAGAAATTGGAGGTATGGAGAAGCTCACGATTCTCGATCTCAGCTTCAATTCGTTGGATAATACGCTGCCGAGCTCGATCGGCGGCCTCGCGTCCCTCGAGAAGATCGATCTGAGCTGGAACAGACTCCGAGGAGCTCCGCTGCCGGAGCTGAGGAATTTGACGAGGCTAAGTTTGTTAGATCTAAGCCACAATTCATTCACAGGTCCCATCCATGAAAGCCTCTCGGGAATGCAGCAGTTACAGTACCTAATCATGGAATCTAATCCGTTAAATTCGAAATTCCCCTCCTTCGCGAGCTCACTCACACGTCTCGCGGTTCTGAGCCTCTCGAGCTGCGGCCTCCACGGCCCGATCCCGAGCGTTTTCTCGAGTTTAACTAACCTGACGGCGCTGTCGCTCGACGATAACCGCCTCAACGGCGCGGTTCCGGCGGAGATCGGATCGCTGCGGAATCTCGACACGTTGAATCTGAGCAGGAATCATCTGAGCGGGCGGCTGATGTTTCCACCGGATTTCATGAACAGGATCGGGCAGCGCCTCGATATTCGAGAGAACGACGGCTTGTGCGCGGATCTGGCGATGAGGACGAGCAATACGAGCTCGAGACTGCAGCAGAACCCTAGCTGTGATGATGCTGTGATATTTGCTGCGCCTAGCAACAAAACAATGTCGGCGGATCATACAAACGATGGAAGTTCTGTGAATTTGAAGCCGGATTTGTACGACGGTGGTGATGATTCGAGCTCAGATCACAGTGATTCCGATACTGGAATTGTGATTTTTGTTCAATTTGTGTTGCTGGTATTTTTGTTGCTAACCTCATGAATTATTGTATCCATGGCTTCTTTGTGTTTAGGCTAATCCATTAATTTGACATTattttcatcaattttataataaggCGGGAAACCTAGTAGTTCAAGATAAATTGTTTAGAGATTAAAATAAGCCTCGGGATAAAAGTATTAGCTAGGACATTTTTCGATTTTTACTTGTCATCCTTGCGTAGGGATTGCATACTAACCTTCTCTGTATCGTTCCAATTTTATTGGATATCCCGCTTGTTGTCGTCCCACTCCATCGAACGAGCTAGCAACCCACAATTGCATGAGATTTGCGGTCGAGCTAGcaaaacaataaataatgatattgtctcaaaattaaaatttccatCGAGCTAATCTCACTGGATATGACTTAATCTTATCCCATCTATCAAAATGACTAAACATCTCATAAATGTTGGGAGTTGGGACTATCACAATGCTGTTAGTAGGACCATGTATTGTGATAAGATTGAATTCTAAAAATGAACTTTTTTCTTAGGCGGCAcagtattttatatttattttgtgttaaattgagagaataaagtaaaaaaaggaataaagtagagataaaaagtatttttccttttaaataatgaattattttaattagaataaactaaaaagaaaggTAATTAATTTGGTCTTTGGTCATGTGTTAGAAATGATATAgtgaaagttttttttttcatggaGTTGTTGAGTCCCATAAGAGATATTTACTTTGTTGGGAAAATCTTTATTCAGAAGTCAGAAACTAAAATAAGAATGTCGTAATATGTGTGGGGTAAAAAAGTCAGACTATTTCTGAATTCTGACTTACTAAAAAGGAAACATATTAATTAGTTTCATTATTGTGTATTGTAGATGGTTtgtacttttgtttttatttcttaatggtAGTTAATAGATTGGGCCTAAGTTGGGCTACCCACAGCAAGTCTGATTGATTTGGGCCGAGTAACATTAATTATTCTACAGCATTATTTCACTATACCTTATAGTAAAAGATCTAAAAAGATTTAATGGAGTGCAATAATTCGATTCAAATTGTATCCACCTAAGAAATGCTAAACTAGTgtatatatgaaaataataaaatcctaaatatTCTAATCCAAAGATCAGTGGCTCGAATGAAtactactccatctgtcccttAAAATTTGGCACCATTTGATCcggtacgggttttaagaaatgtaatagaaagtgagttgaaaaagtgaGTGACatatgagtcctacttttatatattagttttaaaataaaatgtgagtgggaatgagttagtggaatgtgaggtccactaccaaaaatagtaaaagtgaaagatgacaaatttttagggacggacgaaaaaggaaataagtaacaaattttcagggacgaaggAAGTAGTACATGTTACTAAAAAAGGGCTAGGAAAACCACTTAAAACTCACTAACACCTGCATATGAAACATTCTACTCAGATCCAGTAGAGCGCTCACATTGTCTGCATACCCAAGCTGGTTTTCGCTCCTGCACATGCAACAATTTTATTTCGGCTCTTACccttttttatgaaaataaaaggCACAAACCATGAGTAGTGGTGAGAATAAGTTCACAAAGCGGCAAAATCAAGTACAAGGTTAAAATAAGCTTTACCTCAGAGAATTTATATAAAAGAAAGTTTCTAAATAACATAATGCACTCGACAGATAGAGCCAACTTCAAATCGCATTCATTGTGGAAAAGATAGCAGTGACGTTGCAGTTCAATAATTCACTAACCACTTATAGAAAAAGTTTATACTATTGGGGAAAAAAGAAATTTGcatgaaactaaaaaaaattgataggaAAAACCATGAAGTTTAATTTCGCCGATCTTAATTTGGaaaaattcgattttaataTGAAAGCTGAAATTTAAGAGCATCACTAACGACCCGGGTCCCGGCCCGCTGCCCCCCGCCTTAAACCCCCCAATTTCCGTCCTGGGACGGTCCCGGGTCCGGTCCGTCCCTGCGTTAGGCGTGCCCGTGCCGCAAATGGAGAGTCCCGGCCCCGGCGTTGGAGATGAAGAGGGCCGTGACCCGTTGCCCcaatttctgattttttttgcatttggaagagggagggagagaggaagaagagggagggagaGCTCCCCAGTttgattttctaatttttttttatttttttgcattttttatattctaatttttaatttttttagtttataatttattatttttgaataaaaaatgaatttctcgtgttataattgttcaacgttttcaatttttacaagTTGTGGCATGAGATGATGTCTGCAGGGTTAGAGGAGTTGTGGCCtgagactcaaatttagggaatgatgacgtggaggggacttgagaCCTGAATCCGAGCCgaggttgtggatgctctaaaattattataaatctTTTTATTAAGAGTATTTATGAATTTGACAACAAATTCAATCACATaatcaattttaatattaaaaaatgcatGTATAGTAGTATAACACATAATTATTTCAGTTTGCAATTacattaatataatatatacttTCAGTTTATCACTTAATATTAATTTGCTGattcataaatcataaatataGCTGTTGAATCAATATCCTAAACTAATATGTTTTCAATGTCAATTGTTATTAATGTATTTACAAATTGATAGTATGATTTTCAATTCTTAAGTTCTTATTCTAAAAAATCTTACTCGAATTATCCTCATATAACACTTCATTCGGCTCACTACATGTGAAACATTTACTTTATAACACGAGGAGGTTATGTAAGCTGCTGTGTGaattaaatagaaagaaaataaaataaagagatgGTGCGACTTTTATTATAGAAAATATATCACttttgtgaattaaattaaaggaAGATAAAGTAGGGATCGTGTGACTTTTATTAtagaaaatatactccctccatccacgaaaaataggatacattgtgaatgacatgagttttaatgtagaattggtaaaataagagaaaatggATAAAAGTAAGAGGGAAATAgtgttggtggaatgtggaatccatattattagtaagagagaagggaaaaaagtaagagtggagttgttgaaaactttcattttttaaatatgctctattttcatggacaataaaaaaatgacaaatgtacTCTATGTttcgtggacagagggagtatcattttaaccGGATAACTAATACTCCACTAAAATGTATGATAAATGTTTAGGTGCGGTGTAAttgtaaataatattaaattcatgaattttgtGGACGAATTTTAAAATGATTGAATATATACTAAAATTTGATGAAAATTTACATTTACTCCTATAATTGGACAAAAGAATAATTTACTTACTAGTAAAAAATATGTTAAGAAATGGGGTAGTATAATTGACAACCACCAACTTCGTCACACTAATTTGTCGTTATTCCATTGTGTAAATTCTTCATTGCATCAAACACTATAATGTTTTGGTTGGACTGCTTAAATCTCAACTGCGTATCATATTTGAACTCTCTCCGAATTCTCGAATTTCTTTGGCGTTGCTGCGATTGAGCGTAGTTGTTGTTGCACTCTTTTTACACTCGGTACTCTGCTTTTTCTTTCAGATTTTTGCATCTAATCTTCAACCTCTTCAATTCCAATAACACCAAtctttttccctttttgtgCTTTTCAATGTGATTTGATATGTTCGATGTTCCCTCTTTTGAGCTGATTTTATTCTGCGGGTGTTTCGCTTTGAAGATTCACGTGATTCATCAACTCGAATACTTGTCACCTTTTGTAGCAGTTAATGTATAATCATTGATGGTGAAATCGATTGCTCTTTACTTGCTGATTATTCAGTAGATTGATTGGAGCGAAGAATCTATTGGACCCTCTTTTGCAACTCTGTTCAATAAGGCGTTATTTGGATTTTCTGTAATCAATGTGTGCTAATTAATTTGGGCGTTTAGGGATTCAATTACTGGAGTTTGTTAATTCTGTTTATTGTGTGGTAATGGCTGAATTTGGAGGGTTGTTTTAACTTTATGATGTTTGGTGTTTTATTGCTTGTTGATGATGATGCAGGGGAATATGGAGAACATTACCAATGTTATGGAGTTTGAGGCCATTGCAAGGGAGAAATTGCCCAAGATGGTTTACGACTATTATGCGTCTGGTGCTGAGGACCAGTGGACTCTCCAGGAAAACCGCAACGCCTTCTCTAGGATACTGTAATGTGCCTCCAAAATTGCTTCAGTCTGTGTTCATGGGAAACTTTCTATGTGTTTTTACTCTAGAATGAAGAAATAAGCACTAGTGTCTATTTGGTATTGCAGATTTTGTGTTAAGATTCCGTTTCGTTGATGAGTATATGCTGTAGAAGATCGTTTAGTTGTTGGTAGAGCATATGATGTTTATATCTTGGCCTTATAagtcattttttttccaattgtGTGCAAAAAATCGGAGAAACCTAACAATTAGAATTGTATCTTTGGCATTTTCTAATCTTTCAAAAATCGTTTGTAAGAAACAAGAACTGGGATTTAGTACATGCCCTCTGTTGTTCTTTAGCTCTGAAATTCTGTCATTGACATAGGTTTCGCCCTCGCATTCTGATCGACGTTAGTAAGATTGATACAAGTACCAACGTTTTGGGTTACAATATATCAATGCCGATCATGGTTGCTCCAACAGCAATGCAGAAAATGGCACATCCTGAAGGTACAGATGCTGTATCATTGTAGATGTGATTCCAACGGAACTATGTTCGTGCACAGCATTTTGTTATGACATGCAACAGTTTAGAATTTCGAAAGTTTGATATTTACCATATAAGTATGATGAATTATTGTATGTACAATAAAGAAATCTGACCTGTAAACTATGTTTATTTGGCATATATAACATTTTCTTCGATTTCTGGTTTTGTACTTCATCAGGCTTTGCTCATAAAACCTCTGGCTGAATTTTCGTTTTTCTGAATTAAAATTTCACTTTGCTGCAGGGGAGCTTGCCATAGCAAGGGCGGCATCAGCTGCTGGCACCATCATGGTTtgaatttgatgtttttttttcattttcttttacctATTTCTTAAATCACTATATGAATGGTTAAGACTGGGAGAAGGAAAGCAGAAAAGTTTGACATGATTTCTACATTTTTATAACCATACTACTAAATGATGTTTCGTTGGTAATAGACACTATCCTCATGGGCTACATCCAGCGCAGAAGAAGTTTCCTCAGCTGCATATGGCATTCAATTCTTTCAGCTCTACGTAAGTTGGAGTCTCATCTTTGTTCTTCACCGGATATTGCTTCTCGATTTTAATCAGCATATGAAAAGTCCAGAAACTTCTTTCATATCTAATTGCTACTTCTCATAGCACAAGCATTTGAATTTGCAGATACTTTCAGTACTGTTATGTTGATCAGCTACATGAGCTATGATTGctatataaattttaatccGTTTCACTTTTTCCGTGTTAttacatttataatttttttgtcaGTTGAAGTCAGATCTTCCTTTTTCGTGGAATCTGGAGAGTTGAAACTCAGGAAATTCGTTTTTGATGTTTGAATCGTATTTTCTTAACAAAGTAGTACTTGAATTAATCAGAGATATCTTACATTCGATGTAGGTTTTCAAAGACAGAAACATTGTTCAACAGCTTGTGAGAAGGGCTGAAAAGGCCGGCTTCAAGGCAATTGCTCTTACAGTTGATACTCCAAGACTCGGCCGAAGGGAAGCTGATATCAAGAACAGGTGATTTCAGATATGTTTCTACACTTATTGATAGTAGCTAGTGCTTTTTCTATCACGATCAGCGACTAAAGCTTTTATTTATGTCCTATAGATTCGCCTTGCCACCCCACTTGACACTAAAAAATTTCGAAGGCTTGGATCTTGGCACTATAGACAAGGTGAATAATTTCAACATTATTTCTCTCATTGTTATGCTTCAATATCAGTAAAAATATCTTGGGATGACTGCAGAGTAACGACTCTGGACTAGCTACATACGTTGCTGATCAAGTCGATCGGTCCCTTAACTGGAAGGTAAGAACACTATTGTGCTCATACAATTCTTACAAGAAATGATTTGACAAAAACACCTAAAGCTATTTGGTGTGATTCGATACACACAGGATGTGAAGTGGCTTCAATCGATAACTAAGTTGCCAATTCTAGTGAAGGGCGTGCTAACTGCAGAGGACGGTATGGCTCATCTTCTAGAAACTTAAACAATGTAATTTTTCGTCTTCCATTCTAGCCACGGGCGTACCCTAACGCTGTTGCTGTTATGTCTGGTTTTACTTGTTTGCACAATGTTAGCCCGCCTGTCCGTACAAGCAGGGGTAGCCGGGATCATTGTGTCGAACCATGGAGCTCGACAGCTCGATTATGTTCCTGCGACCATCATGGCCTTGGAGGAGGTAGTCAGAGCTGCAGAGGGCAGAATTCCTGTTTTTGTAGATGGAGGAATCAGGCGTGGAACCGACGTCTTCAAAGCGTTAGCGCTCGGAGCGTCTGGTGTTTTTGTAAGTTTGGAAACTTCAACAGCTCATTTTTGCCTATTTTTTTCTATGGTTTATTGAGGTGTTGTTTTTTCATTGATGGCAGATCGGAAGGCCGGTAGTTTTCGCGCTGGCAGCTGGCGGCGAGGCGGGCGTGAAGAAAGCCATTGATATGCTGCGTGATGAGTTTGAGCTGACGATGGCGCTGAGTGGGTGTCGGTCGATCAAGGAAATTACGCGGGCCCATGTCGTGACACCATGGGACGCGGGAAGTCCTCGTGTGGCACCGCGCTTGTGAGCAATTGCATCTGCACCAACCGCATATGCAAGAACAAAGAAGGAGGTGTGGGAAATCAAGAAATCAAATCTCATTTGTGTGGTGTTTTTTGCTGTTGTGTGTGAAAACGTGTTGTGTTGGATTTGTTTAGTTGGTGTGCAGAATAATTTGATTCCGATTCTTATTTGGTCAAAAATAGTGATGCTttcctaaatattttaatttgacaCTTCTATATGTATACTAAAATATGGgccacttttttttaatttttttcgttAAGAATAAAGTGAAATGAATGTGAAACTTACTCGCAATTTAATTTTAGATTCTTATTCCAGATTGTCATAATTAATATGATAGCCCCCATATTTCACTCATTCtcaatataattatttgatgaTCTTATAATAATGTCATTAAGTTTcagtcatatcatatcatataaTGACCAAAATATGTTGATCTTATTTCTGCATTAATATATGATCTGTGTTTGATTATACCTCCTTAAAATACACCTTTTAATTTGTTTAGAGAGAAATAGCTTCGTAAAGTGAAAATGcagtaaaaacacaatttaatCAAGTGAAAATTGGCataaaaattatgaagttttgatcaaattttagtttttctcACAACTTAAAAAATGGAGTTCGCTTTTGTTTGCAGTTACCACAAATTGAAAATGTAGGTACAATTGAATCAAATATGATAGTTGGAAAATCATACGTCTGttcatacaaaaaattaaatgacgTCGTTTGACtgaaaaatatcacaaattttattaatttataagttAATTTTTAATATCATGGCGTAgattgaaatttaaataaaattcatatttcTTTTCATTAATTTACACTTTATCTATCAATCAAACAACAACAATTCTtcacaaaaaaagaagaagcaatttaataaattatactatttcCCAGCAACTAATTTACATCGAATATTAATCAAACCTTTTCTAAACATCccaatacaaataaatattccCTTAATATGCATCTAATCTCGTCGCCTATAACCACCAACGACAGCAATCAAATCAATTAACCAACTCCAAAATATCCAATACCTAATTAACAaacaattaactaaataatcAATGGTGTGTGTGATCTAGTATGGAGATATTGATTGAGCCCTAGTCTTTCTCTTCTCCAGAAATCTCTGCAGCGACCTCTTCATCGACATCCCCGTCGCCGCGCCGTACACCGGCGAATTCATCGCCGCCGCCGACGGCGAATTCTTGCTCCATTTCCCCTCCATTTCTCCGCTCGCCAGCGATATTATCGTCCTCGCCTGCGCCATCACAattttcattcaatttcaaGCGCAACCAATTATGTtgaaattgaaactaaaaatacgGCAAAtccataagaaaataaaaagacacgaattttggtcaaattctagttTATCCAACTACTTAAAAAATTGGCCCTAAAAACACATTTAGGTGAAATTGTATCTCATTTGACATCTGAATAATTCCAAGTACGAGACTACTAGTaaaatttattttctgaatAAGACTGTTTGATAAGAAAGACGAGATAAAGATAAAATATGACACATTTTAGGTCGGATAACTTTAAAATAAGAAAGCTTATCCTAGGAAACGGATTTTTAAGGTTGACGAGCGGACCAATTTGaccaaaattcatgattttccGATAATTTCGCCtgaaaataaaaacatgaaatgaGGTTTTTACCTGAAGCTCTGTACCATCACACGAAACAACTTTTCCATTGTAGAAAATCGTTAGCTGCTGCGTTTTGTTTGGACTCTCATTCATATCCAAGTGGCTGCGATCGGAGAGATGGAAGGAGACGGAAGGTGTAAGGAGGCGAAGCTCCAAATTGCAGTTGCGCTTCATGATCAAGAGATGAATCTATTAATTAATCGAGGGtttgtttttgtgtgtgtgtgtgttttttagagagagagagagagagatgggttGGTTTGAAGGAGGAAATGAGCGATGGAGGAGATTCTTATAAGAGGAATCTAAATGAGACACGACACTCATACGGGTTTGCCCCCCGCGGAGAAAAATTAAATAGTGAAAGATAAAGACAGCAGTttgggaaataaaataaatatgtatcACGTGTTCCATGAGGGCGGGTATTTGAAGTCTTGAGCTTGAACTAGACAGCGGTAAATTCGCACGTGCTTCAGTTAAGTCGGCCATAACTTTCCGCTGTTTTGGacactcatttttttttaaattttgtgatttgaGGGGTCGAGTTGTTATGATTGGATGAATTGGATTTTTAGTCACCAAATTATGTGGGTAATGTTATCAGCGCCGTAATTATTGGACGTCATGTATATAATCGGTTTTTTTTAgtgaccaaattttatacaacaaaaaattagtttatttgaaaaaaaatactctaagttttttatgcatt
Encoded here:
- the LOC121753988 gene encoding receptor like protein 29-like, whose translation is MASSVSFVVVSILVLCGGAACYDSSGGGEMEEEELFGLFEVMGSLLEDPTWAQMHPLPCTDTPWPGVECGLMEETDVFHITKIHVGDDVVSPPCKASAKISDSLLKLPYLRTLSLLNCFTDSEVSLNKRLFQSLTSLEHLTLESNPALIGEIPSTISNISSLKTLCLSQSNLSGGIPKEIGNLVNLQQLVLSRNNLTGAIPGEIGGMEKLTILDLSFNSLDNTLPSSIGGLASLEKIDLSWNRLRGAPLPELRNLTRLSLLDLSHNSFTGPIHESLSGMQQLQYLIMESNPLNSKFPSFASSLTRLAVLSLSSCGLHGPIPSVFSSLTNLTALSLDDNRLNGAVPAEIGSLRNLDTLNLSRNHLSGRLMFPPDFMNRIGQRLDIRENDGLCADLAMRTSNTSSRLQQNPSCDDAVIFAAPSNKTMSADHTNDGSSVNLKPDLYDGGDDSSSDHSDSDTGIVIFVQFVLLVFLLLTS
- the LOC121753868 gene encoding protein TIFY 5A-like produces the protein MKRNCNLELRLLTPSVSFHLSDRSHLDMNESPNKTQQLTIFYNGKVVSCDGTELQARTIISLASGEMEGKWSKNSPSAAAMNSPVYGAATGMSMKRSLQRFLEKRKTRAQSISPY
- the LOC121755817 gene encoding peroxisomal (S)-2-hydroxy-acid oxidase-like, yielding MENITNVMEFEAIAREKLPKMVYDYYASGAEDQWTLQENRNAFSRILFRPRILIDVSKIDTSTNVLGYNISMPIMVAPTAMQKMAHPEGELAIARAASAAGTIMTLSSWATSSAEEVSSAAYGIQFFQLYVFKDRNIVQQLVRRAEKAGFKAIALTVDTPRLGRREADIKNRFALPPHLTLKNFEGLDLGTIDKSNDSGLATYVADQVDRSLNWKDVKWLQSITKLPILVKGVLTAEDARLSVQAGVAGIIVSNHGARQLDYVPATIMALEEVVRAAEGRIPVFVDGGIRRGTDVFKALALGASGVFIGRPVVFALAAGGEAGVKKAIDMLRDEFELTMALSGCRSIKEITRAHVVTPWDAGSPRVAPRL